The Mangifera indica cultivar Alphonso chromosome 8, CATAS_Mindica_2.1, whole genome shotgun sequence genome has a window encoding:
- the LOC123223616 gene encoding GABA transporter 1-like isoform X1: MAISLEEVPSTITATTEEGGGDAGKGKWTHAAFHVATTIATPAAYAPLPFALASLGWPLGVSSLVVGTMATWYSSLLIASLWRWNGKKQITYRNLAESIFGFWGYWSIAFFQQVASLGNNIAIQIAAGSSLKAVYKYYHSDGNLTLQHFIIFFGAFELFLSQLPNIHSLRWFNALCTLSTIGFAGTTIGLTIYNGRNIDRESISYSLRGSSSSKIFTAFNALGAIAFSFGDAMLPEIQNTVREPAKKNMYKGVSAAYGVIVLTYWQLAFCGYWAFGSEVQPYILASLTIPKWTIVMANLFAVIQISGCYQIYCRPTYAYFEETVLSNKSINQIPLRNCFIRLTYTSIYIVVISLVAAAMPFFGDFVSICGAIGFTPLDFVFPAIAYLKAGRMAKDRKLQCPIQFLNCMIAAWFSVVAILGCIGAVRFIIEDIKTYKFFHDM; the protein is encoded by the exons ATGGCAATTTCACTAGAGGAGGTACCCTCAACTATCACAGCAACAACagaagaaggaggaggagaTGCGGGCAAAGGAAAGTGGACGCACGCGGCTTTCCATGTGGCCACAACGATTGCTACACCAGCTGCTTATGCTCCTTTGCCTTTTGCTCTCGCTTCTCTCGGTTGGCCCCTCG GTGTAAGTAGTTTGGTGGTTGGAACTATGGCAACATGGTATTCCAGTTTGTTGATTGCATCTTTATGGAGATGGAATGGGAAGAAGCAGATTACTTACAGGAATCTTGCAGAGAGCATTTTCG GATTCTGGGGTTACTGGTCTATTGCATTTTTTCAGCAGGTTGCTTCGTTAGGCAATAATATTGCCATTCAAATAGCTGCTGGCAGCAGCCTGAAG GCAGTTTACAAATACTACCACAGTGATGGCAACTTAACCTTGCagcatttcattattttctttggaGCCTTTGAACTTTTCCTCTCTCAACTCCCTAATATACATTCACTAAGATGGTTTAATGCATTGTGCACTTTGAGCACCATTGGCTTTGCTGGTACAACTATTGGTTTGACAATTTATAATG GGAGAAATATAGACAGAGAATCAATCAGTTATAGCTTGCGTGGAAGCTCCTCCTCTAAGATTTTTACAGCATTCAATGCTCTTGGGGCAATTGCCTTCTCATTTGGAGATGCCATGCTTCCGGAAATCCAG AATACAGTGAGGGAACCTGCAAAGAAGAATATGTATAAAGGAGTGTCAGCAGCGTATGGTGTGATAGTCTTGACTTATTGGCAACTGGCCTTCTGTGGATACTGGGCATTTGGATCAGAAGTCCAACCTTATATCTTGGCTTCTCTAACTATTCCGAAATGGACAATTGTCATGGCAAATCTCTTTGCAGTGATACAAATATCAGGGTGCTATCAG ATATACTGCAGACCAACTTATGCCTACTTTGAGGAAACAGTGCTGTCCAACAAGTCAATTAACCAAATTCCCTTGAGAAATTGCTTCATCCGTCTTACTTATACCTCAATTTACATCGTTGTCATTAGCCTTGTTGCTGCAGCCATGCCATTTTTTGGGGATTTTGTGTCCATCTGTGGTGCCATCGGGTTCACACCGCTTGACTTTGTTTTCCCCGCTATAGCATATCTGAAGGCAGGAAGAATGGCTAAAGACAGAAAACTCCAGTGCCCGATACAGTTCCTGAACTGCATGATTGCTGCCTGGTTCTCAGTTGTTGCAATATTGGGTTGCATTGGTGCAGTAAGATTTATCATAGAAGACATCAAGACATACAAGTTCTTTCATGACATGTAA
- the LOC123223616 gene encoding GABA transporter 1-like isoform X2 → MAISLEEVPSTITATTEEGGGDAGKGKWTHAAFHVATTIATPAAYAPLPFALASLGWPLGFWGYWSIAFFQQVASLGNNIAIQIAAGSSLKAVYKYYHSDGNLTLQHFIIFFGAFELFLSQLPNIHSLRWFNALCTLSTIGFAGTTIGLTIYNGRNIDRESISYSLRGSSSSKIFTAFNALGAIAFSFGDAMLPEIQNTVREPAKKNMYKGVSAAYGVIVLTYWQLAFCGYWAFGSEVQPYILASLTIPKWTIVMANLFAVIQISGCYQIYCRPTYAYFEETVLSNKSINQIPLRNCFIRLTYTSIYIVVISLVAAAMPFFGDFVSICGAIGFTPLDFVFPAIAYLKAGRMAKDRKLQCPIQFLNCMIAAWFSVVAILGCIGAVRFIIEDIKTYKFFHDM, encoded by the exons ATGGCAATTTCACTAGAGGAGGTACCCTCAACTATCACAGCAACAACagaagaaggaggaggagaTGCGGGCAAAGGAAAGTGGACGCACGCGGCTTTCCATGTGGCCACAACGATTGCTACACCAGCTGCTTATGCTCCTTTGCCTTTTGCTCTCGCTTCTCTCGGTTGGCCCCTCG GATTCTGGGGTTACTGGTCTATTGCATTTTTTCAGCAGGTTGCTTCGTTAGGCAATAATATTGCCATTCAAATAGCTGCTGGCAGCAGCCTGAAG GCAGTTTACAAATACTACCACAGTGATGGCAACTTAACCTTGCagcatttcattattttctttggaGCCTTTGAACTTTTCCTCTCTCAACTCCCTAATATACATTCACTAAGATGGTTTAATGCATTGTGCACTTTGAGCACCATTGGCTTTGCTGGTACAACTATTGGTTTGACAATTTATAATG GGAGAAATATAGACAGAGAATCAATCAGTTATAGCTTGCGTGGAAGCTCCTCCTCTAAGATTTTTACAGCATTCAATGCTCTTGGGGCAATTGCCTTCTCATTTGGAGATGCCATGCTTCCGGAAATCCAG AATACAGTGAGGGAACCTGCAAAGAAGAATATGTATAAAGGAGTGTCAGCAGCGTATGGTGTGATAGTCTTGACTTATTGGCAACTGGCCTTCTGTGGATACTGGGCATTTGGATCAGAAGTCCAACCTTATATCTTGGCTTCTCTAACTATTCCGAAATGGACAATTGTCATGGCAAATCTCTTTGCAGTGATACAAATATCAGGGTGCTATCAG ATATACTGCAGACCAACTTATGCCTACTTTGAGGAAACAGTGCTGTCCAACAAGTCAATTAACCAAATTCCCTTGAGAAATTGCTTCATCCGTCTTACTTATACCTCAATTTACATCGTTGTCATTAGCCTTGTTGCTGCAGCCATGCCATTTTTTGGGGATTTTGTGTCCATCTGTGGTGCCATCGGGTTCACACCGCTTGACTTTGTTTTCCCCGCTATAGCATATCTGAAGGCAGGAAGAATGGCTAAAGACAGAAAACTCCAGTGCCCGATACAGTTCCTGAACTGCATGATTGCTGCCTGGTTCTCAGTTGTTGCAATATTGGGTTGCATTGGTGCAGTAAGATTTATCATAGAAGACATCAAGACATACAAGTTCTTTCATGACATGTAA
- the LOC123223617 gene encoding PRA1 family protein F3-like codes for MTTQSPPHYGSLPSTSSPPSSTAAFLARARATTRRPWPQFLELHSLSRPYSVGEATIRLKRNLSYFRVNYTMVVLVILFVSLLWHPISMIIFLIVFVAWFFLYFSRDEPLVIFNRQVDDRLVLGVLSVVTILSLVFTHVWLNVLVSLLIGAFLVCLHAAFRGIDDLYYDEGDGADNGLFSVVGSPPIRVGYSRV; via the coding sequence ATGACCACCCAATCCCCACCTCACTACGGTTCCCTCCCTTCCACCTCCTCCCCACCCTCCTCCACCGCCGCCTTCCTCGCACGCGCTCGAGCCACCACCCGCCGCCCATGGCCGCAATTCTTGGAACTCCACTCCCTCAGCCGCCCCTACTCCGTCGGCGAAGCCACCATCCGCCTCAAACGAAACCTTTCCTACTTCCGTGTTAATTACACCATGGTTGTTCTCGTAATTCTCTTCGTCAGTCTCTTATGGCACCCCATTTCGATGATCATCTTTTTAATCGTCTTCGTTGCGTGGTTTTTTCTTTACTTCTCCCGGGATGAGCCGTTGGTCATTTTCAACCGTCAGGTGGACGATCGCCTGGTGCTGGGAGTTCTTTCTGTGGTGACCATTTTGTCCTTGGTTTTCACGCACGTGTGGTTGAATGTTTTGGTTTCGCTCTTGATTGGGGCGTTTCTGGTGTGTCTACACGCGGCATTTCGAGGGATTGACGATTTGTATTACGATGAAGGTGACGGTGCTGATAATGGTTTGTTTTCTGTCGTGGGGAGCCCCCCCATCAGAGTTGGCTACAGCCGTGTTTAG
- the LOC123223615 gene encoding E3 ubiquitin protein ligase DRIP2-like isoform X1: MANNLVVKVKRETIVACMTCPLCNKLLRDATTITECLHSFCRKCINKKFVDEEMECCPVCEIPLGAVPSEKLSMCFCVPMVGGGIIKLHDTEMHIAIKYLWQDHSLQDVRAKIFPLKRRKVSTPEAVPSVSLPVRRKERSLSSLVVSAPRVSAQTTMTRRRTNTVARKAAALRGSSISMEKPFKKEEDSMEDNQDWSSSPETLNKLSQNGRQSSSSAHPGQSVPDKETEYDAEQCDAKSDLWKPLNFLVEVASRTRSFKCNSQGSDAKLESADVHDKEIQGHKTKNKEDKLKSKIEDKTNSTDPTSSETGNPKKLRRIRRKTAVAFGDSNISPQSVLEANGAKYERRSGPIWFSLVASEVQGGGLPLPQIPASYLRIRDGKVPVSFIQKYLMKKLNLINESEVEIKCMGQSLIPTLELYNLVDLWLQTASTPEKVAAKIGSSAKDFVMVLTYARKVHSGFH; encoded by the exons TTTGCAGAAAGTgcataaataagaaatttgtGGATGAGGAGATGGAATGCTGTCCAGTATGCGAAATCCCTTTGGGTGCTGTTCCTTCTGAAAAATTGAG CATGTGCTTTTGTGTGCCAATGGTTGGGGGAGGGATTATTAAGCTGCACGACACTGAGATGCACATTGCCATAAAGTACCTATG GCAAGACCATAGTTTGCAAGATGTGAGGGCCAAGATCTTTCCtctcaaaagaagaaaagtcagCACACCTGAAGCTGTGCCCTCAGTTTCTTTACCAGTTAGAAGAAAGGAAAGGTCACTCTCATCATTGGTTGTCAGTGCACCCAGAGTATCAGCACAGACTACTATGACCAGGAGAAGAACAAATACTGTTGCAAGAAAGGCTGCTGCTTTACGGGGTTCAAGTATTTCCATGGAGAAACCCTTTAAAAAGGAGGAAGATTCCATGGAGGATAATCAGGATTGGTCAAGCTCGCCTGAAACTCTTAATAAGCTATCTCAGAATGGAAGACAG AGTTCTTCCTCTGCTCATCCTGGCCAATCCGTACCTGATAAAGAAACAGAATACGATGCTGAACAATGTGACGCAAAATCTGATCTCTGGAAACCTTTAAACTTTTTGGTGGAAGTTGCAAGTAGAACCAGGTCATTCAAGTGTAATTCACAAGGATCCGATGCTAAATTAGAATCTGCAGATGTTCATGACAAAGAAATTCAAGggcataaaaccaaaaataaggAAGACAAACTGAAATCAAAAATTGAGGATAAAACAAATAGCACTGATCCTACCTCCTCAGAAACTGGAAATCCTAAAAAGTTGCGAAGAATCCGTCGAAAAACAGCAGTTGCTTTTGGGGATTCAAATATTTCACCCCAATCTGTGTTGGAAGCCAATGGTGCAAAGTATGAGAGAAGAAGTGGTCCAATTTGGTTCTCTCTAGTAGCTTCTGAAGTCCA GGGAGGAGGCCTGCCCTTGCCACAAATTCCAGCTAGTTATTTAAGAATAAG GGATGGAAAAGTACCAGTTTCTTTTATCCAGAAGTACTTGATGAAGAAACTAAATCTCATTAATGAATCTGAG GTTGAAATCAAATGCATGGGACAATCATTGATCCCCACTTTGGAACTGTATAATTTAGTTGATTTGTGGCTGCAAACAGCATCAACACCAGAAAAAGTAGCAGCAAAAATAGGTTCCTCTGCGAAAGATTTTGTAATGGTACTCACATATGCTCGAAAGGTCCACAGTGGCTTCCATTAA
- the LOC123223615 gene encoding E3 ubiquitin protein ligase DRIP2-like isoform X2, with protein sequence MANNLVVKVKRETIVACMTCPLCNKLLRDATTITECLHSFCRKCINKKFVDEEMECCPVCEIPLGAVPSEKLSMCFCVPMVGGGIIKLHDTEMHIAIKQDHSLQDVRAKIFPLKRRKVSTPEAVPSVSLPVRRKERSLSSLVVSAPRVSAQTTMTRRRTNTVARKAAALRGSSISMEKPFKKEEDSMEDNQDWSSSPETLNKLSQNGRQSSSSAHPGQSVPDKETEYDAEQCDAKSDLWKPLNFLVEVASRTRSFKCNSQGSDAKLESADVHDKEIQGHKTKNKEDKLKSKIEDKTNSTDPTSSETGNPKKLRRIRRKTAVAFGDSNISPQSVLEANGAKYERRSGPIWFSLVASEVQGGGLPLPQIPASYLRIRDGKVPVSFIQKYLMKKLNLINESEVEIKCMGQSLIPTLELYNLVDLWLQTASTPEKVAAKIGSSAKDFVMVLTYARKVHSGFH encoded by the exons TTTGCAGAAAGTgcataaataagaaatttgtGGATGAGGAGATGGAATGCTGTCCAGTATGCGAAATCCCTTTGGGTGCTGTTCCTTCTGAAAAATTGAG CATGTGCTTTTGTGTGCCAATGGTTGGGGGAGGGATTATTAAGCTGCACGACACTGAGATGCACATTGCCATAAA GCAAGACCATAGTTTGCAAGATGTGAGGGCCAAGATCTTTCCtctcaaaagaagaaaagtcagCACACCTGAAGCTGTGCCCTCAGTTTCTTTACCAGTTAGAAGAAAGGAAAGGTCACTCTCATCATTGGTTGTCAGTGCACCCAGAGTATCAGCACAGACTACTATGACCAGGAGAAGAACAAATACTGTTGCAAGAAAGGCTGCTGCTTTACGGGGTTCAAGTATTTCCATGGAGAAACCCTTTAAAAAGGAGGAAGATTCCATGGAGGATAATCAGGATTGGTCAAGCTCGCCTGAAACTCTTAATAAGCTATCTCAGAATGGAAGACAG AGTTCTTCCTCTGCTCATCCTGGCCAATCCGTACCTGATAAAGAAACAGAATACGATGCTGAACAATGTGACGCAAAATCTGATCTCTGGAAACCTTTAAACTTTTTGGTGGAAGTTGCAAGTAGAACCAGGTCATTCAAGTGTAATTCACAAGGATCCGATGCTAAATTAGAATCTGCAGATGTTCATGACAAAGAAATTCAAGggcataaaaccaaaaataaggAAGACAAACTGAAATCAAAAATTGAGGATAAAACAAATAGCACTGATCCTACCTCCTCAGAAACTGGAAATCCTAAAAAGTTGCGAAGAATCCGTCGAAAAACAGCAGTTGCTTTTGGGGATTCAAATATTTCACCCCAATCTGTGTTGGAAGCCAATGGTGCAAAGTATGAGAGAAGAAGTGGTCCAATTTGGTTCTCTCTAGTAGCTTCTGAAGTCCA GGGAGGAGGCCTGCCCTTGCCACAAATTCCAGCTAGTTATTTAAGAATAAG GGATGGAAAAGTACCAGTTTCTTTTATCCAGAAGTACTTGATGAAGAAACTAAATCTCATTAATGAATCTGAG GTTGAAATCAAATGCATGGGACAATCATTGATCCCCACTTTGGAACTGTATAATTTAGTTGATTTGTGGCTGCAAACAGCATCAACACCAGAAAAAGTAGCAGCAAAAATAGGTTCCTCTGCGAAAGATTTTGTAATGGTACTCACATATGCTCGAAAGGTCCACAGTGGCTTCCATTAA
- the LOC123223615 gene encoding E3 ubiquitin protein ligase DRIP2-like isoform X3, with protein sequence MANNLVVKVKRETIVACMTCPLCNKLLRDATTITECLHSFCRKCINKKFVDEEMECCPVCEIPLGAVPSEKLRQDHSLQDVRAKIFPLKRRKVSTPEAVPSVSLPVRRKERSLSSLVVSAPRVSAQTTMTRRRTNTVARKAAALRGSSISMEKPFKKEEDSMEDNQDWSSSPETLNKLSQNGRQSSSSAHPGQSVPDKETEYDAEQCDAKSDLWKPLNFLVEVASRTRSFKCNSQGSDAKLESADVHDKEIQGHKTKNKEDKLKSKIEDKTNSTDPTSSETGNPKKLRRIRRKTAVAFGDSNISPQSVLEANGAKYERRSGPIWFSLVASEVQGGGLPLPQIPASYLRIRDGKVPVSFIQKYLMKKLNLINESEVEIKCMGQSLIPTLELYNLVDLWLQTASTPEKVAAKIGSSAKDFVMVLTYARKVHSGFH encoded by the exons TTTGCAGAAAGTgcataaataagaaatttgtGGATGAGGAGATGGAATGCTGTCCAGTATGCGAAATCCCTTTGGGTGCTGTTCCTTCTGAAAAATTGAG GCAAGACCATAGTTTGCAAGATGTGAGGGCCAAGATCTTTCCtctcaaaagaagaaaagtcagCACACCTGAAGCTGTGCCCTCAGTTTCTTTACCAGTTAGAAGAAAGGAAAGGTCACTCTCATCATTGGTTGTCAGTGCACCCAGAGTATCAGCACAGACTACTATGACCAGGAGAAGAACAAATACTGTTGCAAGAAAGGCTGCTGCTTTACGGGGTTCAAGTATTTCCATGGAGAAACCCTTTAAAAAGGAGGAAGATTCCATGGAGGATAATCAGGATTGGTCAAGCTCGCCTGAAACTCTTAATAAGCTATCTCAGAATGGAAGACAG AGTTCTTCCTCTGCTCATCCTGGCCAATCCGTACCTGATAAAGAAACAGAATACGATGCTGAACAATGTGACGCAAAATCTGATCTCTGGAAACCTTTAAACTTTTTGGTGGAAGTTGCAAGTAGAACCAGGTCATTCAAGTGTAATTCACAAGGATCCGATGCTAAATTAGAATCTGCAGATGTTCATGACAAAGAAATTCAAGggcataaaaccaaaaataaggAAGACAAACTGAAATCAAAAATTGAGGATAAAACAAATAGCACTGATCCTACCTCCTCAGAAACTGGAAATCCTAAAAAGTTGCGAAGAATCCGTCGAAAAACAGCAGTTGCTTTTGGGGATTCAAATATTTCACCCCAATCTGTGTTGGAAGCCAATGGTGCAAAGTATGAGAGAAGAAGTGGTCCAATTTGGTTCTCTCTAGTAGCTTCTGAAGTCCA GGGAGGAGGCCTGCCCTTGCCACAAATTCCAGCTAGTTATTTAAGAATAAG GGATGGAAAAGTACCAGTTTCTTTTATCCAGAAGTACTTGATGAAGAAACTAAATCTCATTAATGAATCTGAG GTTGAAATCAAATGCATGGGACAATCATTGATCCCCACTTTGGAACTGTATAATTTAGTTGATTTGTGGCTGCAAACAGCATCAACACCAGAAAAAGTAGCAGCAAAAATAGGTTCCTCTGCGAAAGATTTTGTAATGGTACTCACATATGCTCGAAAGGTCCACAGTGGCTTCCATTAA